A part of Miscanthus floridulus cultivar M001 chromosome 6, ASM1932011v1, whole genome shotgun sequence genomic DNA contains:
- the LOC136458637 gene encoding 3'-5' exonuclease-like produces MADTYVTTVTFGNDVITTTVTSSGQAVERWIAEILSVHRPGGIGYNITVGLDVEWRPSYRADQNPVATLQLCVERSCLIFQLLHADNLPGALAEFLGDRGIHFFGVGVEADAERLSDDHGLQVANAVDLRGRAAERMNRPDLRQAGLRALVQVIMGVDLVKPQRVTMSRWDAYCLSYEQIRYACIDAFVSFEIARRLLDGEH; encoded by the coding sequence ATGGCCGATACCTACGTGACCACGGTGACCTTCGGCAACGACGTGATCACCACCACCGTCACATCCTCCGGCCAGGCCGTGGAGCGCTGGATCGCGGAGATCCTCTCGGTGCACCGCCCCGGCGGCATCGGCTACAACATCACCGTCGGGCTCGACGTCGAGTGGCGCCCAAGCTACCGCGCGGACCAGAACCCGGTGGCCACACTGCAGCTCTGCGTCGAGCGCAGCTGCCTCATCTTCCAGCTCCTCCACGCCGACAACCTCCCCGGCGCGCTGGCGGAGTTCCTCGGCGACCGCGGGATCCACTTCTTCGGCGTCGGCGTGGAGGCGGACGCGGAGCGGCTCAGCGACGACCACGGCCTGCAGGTGGCCAACGCGGTGGACCTGCGCGGCCGCGCCGCGGAGCGGATGAACCGCCCGGACCTCCGCCAGGCGGGGCTGCGCGCCCTCGTGCAAGTCATCATGGGCGTCGACCTCGTGAAGCCGCAGAGGGTCACCATGAGCCGCTGGGACGCGTACTGCCTCAGCTACGAGCAGATCAGGTACGCCTGCATCGACGCCTTCGTCTCTTTCGAGATCGCCCGCAGGCTGCTCGACGGCGAGCACTGA